A genomic region of bacterium 336/3 contains the following coding sequences:
- a CDS encoding RNA helicase: protein MSTKILFSQLPISEEMQQAIADMGFTEASPIQAEAIPIALEGRDVMGMAQTGTGKTAAFGIPALEQVDITEKQVQVLVLCPTRELALQVTDEFEKLSKYKKIKCVTVYGGDPIDRQIRALKAGAHVVVGTPGRIIDHLERGTLKLDNVKVAILDEADEMLDMGFREDIEGILEELPFDRQTLLFSATMSKPILAIIQKFQNNPAIVKVVRKELTAENIEQLYYEIKGNAKVEVMCRLIDFYNLQLMLVFCNTKRKADEVVAELMERGYKAEAIHGDLNQRQREKVMKQFREGTINILVATDVAARGIDVSDVDAVFNFDVPLDPEYYVHRIGRTGRAGKSGKAFTFVVGREFVRMREIQDYTKKKIERGVVPSIEDLIGMKQAHFVGRVLEVAENQDLSAFHDLMLQLRHSGAKDETIIKALIQLQWSNQKTEYVDLDMNDIMGKEDRGDRKDKGRDRDKKFDRKDKDRSSRFDRGDEKKPRKGSGAKGMVRLFVNVGKMDRVRPNDIVGAFTGETGISFNNIGQIDILDKFSFVEIAEQDVQKVIKGMKNNTIKGKSVNIEVANG from the coding sequence ATGAGTACAAAAATTTTATTTAGCCAGTTGCCCATTTCAGAAGAAATGCAGCAGGCAATCGCCGACATGGGTTTTACAGAGGCTTCACCAATTCAAGCAGAGGCTATACCAATAGCTTTAGAAGGTAGAGACGTGATGGGAATGGCTCAAACAGGTACAGGTAAAACAGCTGCCTTTGGGATACCTGCATTAGAGCAAGTTGATATTACTGAAAAACAAGTTCAGGTGTTGGTGCTTTGCCCAACTAGAGAACTAGCTTTACAAGTAACAGATGAGTTTGAGAAATTAAGCAAATACAAAAAAATTAAATGTGTTACCGTTTATGGTGGAGACCCTATCGACAGACAGATTAGAGCCCTAAAAGCAGGAGCTCATGTTGTTGTAGGAACACCAGGTCGTATCATTGACCACCTTGAAAGAGGAACACTCAAATTAGACAATGTAAAAGTTGCTATTTTGGATGAAGCAGACGAAATGCTTGATATGGGCTTTAGAGAAGATATTGAAGGTATTTTAGAAGAACTACCTTTTGATAGACAAACTTTGCTATTCTCAGCAACGATGTCGAAGCCTATTTTGGCAATTATTCAAAAATTCCAAAATAATCCTGCTATCGTAAAAGTAGTTCGTAAAGAACTTACAGCCGAAAATATTGAGCAGTTATACTACGAAATCAAAGGAAATGCAAAAGTAGAAGTGATGTGTAGATTAATAGATTTCTATAATCTACAATTGATGCTTGTATTCTGTAATACCAAAAGAAAAGCTGATGAAGTAGTAGCAGAATTGATGGAAAGAGGTTACAAAGCTGAGGCAATTCATGGCGATTTGAACCAACGCCAAAGAGAGAAAGTAATGAAGCAGTTCAGAGAAGGAACAATTAATATTTTGGTTGCAACAGATGTGGCTGCCAGAGGTATTGACGTTTCGGATGTGGATGCTGTATTTAACTTTGACGTTCCTCTTGACCCCGAATACTACGTTCACCGTATTGGTAGAACAGGTAGAGCAGGTAAATCTGGAAAAGCATTTACCTTTGTGGTAGGAAGAGAGTTTGTTCGTATGCGTGAAATACAAGATTATACCAAAAAGAAAATTGAAAGGGGGGTTGTACCTTCTATCGAAGATTTGATTGGTATGAAACAAGCTCATTTTGTAGGAAGAGTATTGGAAGTAGCTGAAAACCAAGATTTAAGTGCTTTCCATGACTTGATGTTACAACTACGTCATTCAGGGGCAAAAGACGAAACAATTATCAAAGCTCTTATCCAGTTGCAATGGAGTAACCAAAAAACAGAATATGTTGATTTGGATATGAATGATATCATGGGTAAAGAAGATAGAGGAGATAGAAAAGATAAAGGAAGAGATAGAGATAAGAAATTTGACAGAAAAGACAAAGACCGTTCATCACGTTTTGATAGAGGAGACGAGAAAAAACCACGCAAAGGTAGTGGTGCTAAAGGAATGGTACGTTTGTTTGTAAATGTAGGAAAAATGGATAGAGTTCGTCCGAACGATATCGTAGGAGCGTTTACAGGTGAAACAGGCATTTCTTTCAATAACATTGGTCAGATTGATATTTTAGATAAATTTTCTTTTGTTGAGATTGCAGAACAAGATGTTCAAAAAGTAATCAAAGGTATGAAAAACAATACCATCAAAGGAAAAAGTGTAAATATTGAAGTGGCAAACGGATAA
- a CDS encoding GTP-binding protein: MEAKFVKSSKAFSQCPTANKPEYAFIGRSNVGKSSLINMLANNKNLAKTSQTPGKTQLINHFVVDDKWFIVDLPGYGFAKVSKTDREAWEQMIYEYLSQRENLLCIFVLVDSRLEPQKNDLEFMLWLGEAQLPFSIVFTKTDKLSATQLNSNVENYKKVLLEYFEVFPRFFITSSEKKVGSSEILNFIKELNQNFK; encoded by the coding sequence GTGGAAGCCAAATTTGTAAAAAGTAGTAAAGCATTTAGTCAGTGCCCAACTGCCAACAAGCCCGAATATGCTTTTATTGGGAGGTCGAATGTGGGGAAATCTTCCCTGATAAATATGCTTGCCAACAATAAAAATTTAGCAAAAACTTCTCAAACACCAGGTAAAACACAACTCATCAATCATTTTGTAGTAGATGATAAATGGTTTATAGTGGATTTGCCAGGTTATGGATTTGCCAAAGTAAGTAAGACTGATAGAGAAGCTTGGGAACAAATGATTTACGAGTACCTCAGTCAGAGAGAAAACTTGCTTTGTATATTTGTTTTGGTGGATTCTCGCCTTGAGCCTCAAAAAAATGATTTGGAGTTCATGCTTTGGTTGGGAGAAGCCCAATTGCCTTTTTCAATAGTTTTCACAAAAACAGATAAACTTTCAGCCACGCAACTGAATAGTAATGTGGAGAACTATAAAAAAGTTTTGTTAGAATATTTTGAAGTATTTCCTCGCTTTTTTATAACTTCATCAGAAAAAAAAGTAGGAAGTTCAGAAATATTGAATTTTATCAAGGAATTGAATCAAAATTTTAAGTAA
- a CDS encoding ribose-phosphate pyrophosphokinase (catalyzes the formation of 5-phospho-alpha-D-ribose 1-phosphate from D-ribose 5-phosphate and ATP), protein MADLAFVKFFSGTASRYLAEKIAHEYGKPLGEVSIQRFSDGEISPSFTESVRGCHVFLVQSTFPPADNLMELLLLIDAARRASAMYVTVVMPYFGYARQDRKDKPRVAIAAKLVANLLSAAGADRLITCDLHAGQIQGFFDFPVDHLDGQAVFVPYLQSINLPKLVFAAPDVGGVGRARAFATIFAADMVVCDKHRKRANEIASMQIIGDVEGADVVIVDDIIDTGGTITKAAQIIKEKGARTVRAICTHPVLSGKAYDNIENSVLEELIVSDTIPLRKESSKINALSVANLFAKAIRSVHEYESISSLFIAPTSRL, encoded by the coding sequence ATGGCTGACCTCGCTTTCGTAAAATTCTTTTCTGGAACTGCCTCTCGTTATTTGGCAGAAAAAATCGCCCACGAATATGGTAAACCTCTTGGAGAGGTGTCTATTCAACGTTTTAGTGATGGAGAGATTTCTCCAAGCTTCACTGAATCTGTAAGAGGGTGTCATGTATTCTTAGTACAATCTACTTTTCCACCAGCAGACAATCTGATGGAGCTATTATTACTCATTGATGCAGCTCGTAGAGCTTCTGCTATGTATGTAACAGTAGTAATGCCTTATTTTGGTTATGCTCGCCAAGATAGAAAAGATAAACCTCGTGTTGCTATTGCTGCCAAATTGGTTGCAAACTTACTTTCGGCAGCAGGAGCAGATAGGCTTATCACTTGCGATTTACACGCAGGGCAAATTCAAGGATTCTTCGATTTTCCTGTGGATCATTTGGATGGACAAGCTGTTTTTGTGCCTTATTTACAAAGCATCAATTTGCCTAAACTTGTATTTGCTGCTCCAGACGTAGGGGGTGTGGGAAGAGCTAGAGCCTTTGCAACTATTTTTGCTGCAGACATGGTCGTTTGTGATAAACACAGAAAAAGAGCTAATGAAATTGCTTCAATGCAAATTATAGGAGATGTGGAAGGTGCTGATGTAGTTATTGTAGATGATATTATTGATACAGGGGGAACTATTACAAAGGCTGCTCAAATTATTAAAGAAAAAGGAGCAAGAACAGTGAGAGCTATTTGTACGCATCCTGTACTTTCAGGCAAGGCTTATGATAATATCGAAAATTCTGTTTTAGAAGAATTAATCGTTTCTGATACCATTCCTTTAAGAAAAGAATCAAGTAAAATCAATGCTTTAAGTGTAGCAAATTTATTTGCGAAAGCAATTCGTAGTGTACACGAATACGAATCTATTAGTTCACTATTTATTGCACCTACCAGTAGATTATAA